From the Palaemon carinicauda isolate YSFRI2023 chromosome 42, ASM3689809v2, whole genome shotgun sequence genome, one window contains:
- the LOC137633340 gene encoding LOW QUALITY PROTEIN: uncharacterized protein (The sequence of the model RefSeq protein was modified relative to this genomic sequence to represent the inferred CDS: deleted 1 base in 1 codon), producing the protein MDVRGIGATNPWGFLMPFTPSLWTWIFVGLLFCTFSDTLLDFRSWGKKNVISRFGNALLDYSMAPMGQAMCGRIHGWRRPLVGSWVVVALMVNSMYDGSLRSLMSLRHVPHPIQTLQDAIQATDKKIIIEHRTSFTDIMSRVPSGDVRKLDDAGKAGRYVDLKMRDFMAYAHLVERGDHLQIFDFTTASRYIALYFSEKAKCSFYFSKEKFIPTMYAMTIRKNSPLQKPMNARVIRIMEAGLYDYWMRNGVGNFTACLNPPTKVPSQDPLGFSSIWGLAVIWAAGMSVAAVCLVLELIYYYLIRQQDSPEYMEPKVEMMN; encoded by the exons ATGGACGTCAGGGGCATTGGTGCCACAAATCCTTGGGGTTTCTTGATGCCCTTTACGCCAAGTTTGTGGACTTGGATTTTCGTAGGATTGTTATTCTGTACCTTCAGTGATACTCTTCTGGATTTTAGGAGCTGGGGGAAGAAGAATGTAATTTCTAGATTTGGGAATGCATTGCTGGACTATTCTATGGCACCGATGGGGCAAG CCATGTGTGGTCGTATCCACGGATGGCGGCGACCACTGGTCGGATCCTGGGTCGTCGTAGCTCTGATGGTGAACTCGATGTACGACGGGTCGCTGAGGTCCCTAATGTCCCTTCGGCACGTTCCGCATCCTATCCAGACCCTGCAGGATGCAATCCAGGCCACGGACAAGAAGATTATAATTGAACACAGGACATCCTTCACCGACATTATGAGc AGAGTTCCTTCTGGTGACGTCAGAAAGCTGGACGACGCCGGGAAGGCC GGTCGCTACGTCGACCTCAAGATGAGGGATTTCATGGCCTACGCCCATCTTGTCGAGAGAGGAGACCACCTCCAGATCTTCGACTTCACGACTGCTTCGCGGTATATCGCCCTTTACTTTTCGGAAAAAG CGAAATGTAGCTTCTACTTCTCCAAGGAAAAGTTCATCCCAACGATGTATGCGATGACCATTCGGAAGAACAGTCCCCTTCAGAAGCCCATGAACGCTAG GGTCATTCGGATTATGGAAGCTGGCCTCTACGATTACTGGATGCGAAATGGGGTGGGAAACTTCACGGCCTGTCTTAACCCCCCTACGAAGGTTCCTTCGCAGGACCCATTAGGATTCTCCAGTATTTGG GGACTGGCCGTCATCTGGGCAGCTGGTATGTCAGTAGCCGCCGTTTGCTTGGTCCtggaattgatttattattatttgattagacAGCAAGATTCACCGGAGTATATGGAGCCCAAAGTTGAAATGATGAATTAA